A segment of the Aureliella helgolandensis genome:
AAGGCAAAGCAATCCCTCCAGAGCTAGCGGAAAAACTGAGACGGATGGAAGAAAGGGCTGCTGGATTACCTGAAATCGAATTACCTGAAGATGAAGGGAAAGATTTTGGGGAAGGATAGGTCATGGAAGCTGCATTACGCAGCATTGAACCATGCGGCGATCCAAGGTGAGGAAATTGCGAGCATCTTTGAATTCGTGAAGCCTCCCGTTGATCCATTTGCGATAATGGACGCGGAACGCGAACTTATTTGCTACGACGGTGACGACTTTGGCGACTGCTTTGATGGTCGGATACGATTCGTCGGTCCGCGATTTTTAATTTGTTTTAATACGCGTTTTAACGCTTGGCCCCACAAGGGGCAGAACCACACGAAAATCCTGTTCGCAATTGCACATGAACTTGGTCACTTTTTTCTCCCGAAGCATCGTGATTATTTGGTTCGTAGCCGTCAGTCGCATGGATCTTTTTCTGAGTTCACGTCAGATCCATTGGTTGAACAGCAAGCCGATTTCTTTGCGTCCGGACTGTTAATGCCTAAGTATCTACTTGGCCCCGAGGTGAACTCAAGCAACTTCGTGACATTAGATCGTTTCCACCGAGTGCGGAATTCATTCGAAGTCTCGCTGACGGGACTCCTGGTCCGCTGGACCCAGTTGTCGGACTTCCCCTGTGCGACAATCGCTATAAAGAATGGCAAGATCCAGTTTGGATGGACATCTGCTGCTCTCCGAACGCGAGGAGCTTTTAGGATTCGGAGAGGTGACTCCGTTTCTTGCCGAGCCGCGAAGGATTTCCTTGAAGCTGATCCAAGCCTAACCCGCTACCGCGAAGGTAGTGGGTCTGGCTCAATTCGTAATTGGATTGATTTCGATGACTATCGATTGCAGACGGAGGAGCACTACTTCGCAATTCCTCATTCAGGCACGGTTTGGATCTTGGTCGTTGCTGATGAAAACGATTTTCAAGATAGTGAGTTCGAAGATTGAGGGCTTCCCCTACGACACTCACACCACCCGGTTCGAGCTACCGCCATGACCGGCTTCTTTCTCGTGAAGTTCCTCTCGCGGGTGCAGAATCTCGGCGGCCAGTCCCACAAGCGGACTTAAACGGTTCCTCGTCCCTAGGGCTCCGCCTGGACGCTTCTCACGTTATTGCAAGCTGAATAGCGCACATCCGTACACTAATTAATACTGTTATGGATTCTTCGGCACGGAGTGAAACTAGTTCAGTACAAGCTATCGAAAATGGCCAGAAACGATATATCAATGACAAAGTGAGGCTTGTAGCGATCGCTGGATAGTGCAGCAAAAGTATTGCTGTAGGGTTGTACTGCAGGAGGTTCGGCAATAGACTTTGAGAAATGGATGTCATGAGCGCATAAAAAACGGCTCCGTGGTGGAACACGAAGCCGTCTGCGTTCATGCGGGCCGGGAGCCCGGATGATCTACTGAAAGCACCATTCTGACTCCCAAATTCCTGCGGTCAAGGACGGCCGCTCCGGCGCTAGCAACTTCGCTGTCGCCGTGTTCGGTTGGTGCGACCTTGATGGTCGCCCTATTTGGAGTCAGATTGATGAAGAGTTTTGTTGTACCGGCGACATTGTTGTTGATGAGTCTGGCCTCGCCAGCGCTCGCACAATTCGTGCCGCCACCCGAA
Coding sequences within it:
- a CDS encoding ImmA/IrrE family metallo-endopeptidase, with amino-acid sequence MKGKILGKDRSWKLHYAALNHAAIQGEEIASIFEFVKPPVDPFAIMDAERELICYDGDDFGDCFDGRIRFVGPRFLICFNTRFNAWPHKGQNHTKILFAIAHELGHFFLPKHRDYLVRSRQSHGSFSEFTSDPLVEQQADFFASGLLMPKYLLGPEVNSSNFVTLDRFHRVRNSFEVSLTGLLVRWTQLSDFPCATIAIKNGKIQFGWTSAALRTRGAFRIRRGDSVSCRAAKDFLEADPSLTRYREGSGSGSIRNWIDFDDYRLQTEEHYFAIPHSGTVWILVVADENDFQDSEFED